The following proteins come from a genomic window of Halorussus halophilus:
- a CDS encoding DUF7522 family protein: MTETGISEEFADQLASTCRTAVGDSLRSVVYFTPDAFDLIYLRSDLYEGDHERAREAKQTLVENERLGFDSAETYNKTAKAGFEPDIGEYEFTIRVFSKGFVNRVIVGDHGVLLTTNELRITEFEELAVALRKQLADHEPT; the protein is encoded by the coding sequence ATGACAGAGACAGGCATCTCCGAGGAGTTCGCGGACCAACTCGCCAGCACCTGCCGAACCGCAGTCGGCGACTCGCTGCGGAGCGTCGTCTACTTCACGCCCGACGCGTTCGACCTCATCTACCTCCGGAGCGACCTCTACGAGGGCGACCACGAGCGAGCGCGCGAAGCCAAGCAGACGCTGGTCGAGAACGAGCGCCTCGGATTCGACTCCGCTGAAACCTACAACAAGACAGCGAAGGCGGGTTTCGAACCCGACATCGGTGAGTACGAGTTCACCATTCGAGTGTTCTCGAAGGGGTTCGTCAATCGCGTCATCGTCGGTGACCACGGCGTCCTCCTGACGACCAACGAACTCCGCATCACCGAGTTCGAAGAACTCGCCGTCGCGCTCCGCAAGCAACTCGCGGACCACGAACCGACCTGA
- a CDS encoding ABC transporter ATP-binding protein: MPNLENRRQSAEESSLVLRAEGVEKTYESRLPFGRSVEVLTDASFTLSSGEIVGIVGENGSGKSTLMKILVGALDADAGGVSREGTVGWCPQEPLLYDRLTVEETFRLFGSAYGLADEEIESALDRLADRLDFERFRDYRVENLSGGNRQKVNLAVALLCDPDVLFLDEPYTGFDWETYLAFWDLTEELVERGTGICIISHLINERERFDRIYELREGELVETEPPEGGDTEHNHGSA; encoded by the coding sequence ATGCCGAATTTAGAAAATAGGCGGCAGTCGGCCGAGGAGTCCAGTCTCGTTCTGCGCGCTGAGGGCGTCGAGAAGACGTACGAATCGCGGCTTCCGTTCGGACGGTCCGTCGAAGTCCTGACGGACGCGAGCTTCACGCTGTCGAGCGGCGAAATCGTCGGCATCGTCGGCGAGAACGGGAGCGGGAAGTCCACGCTGATGAAGATTCTCGTCGGCGCGCTCGACGCGGACGCGGGCGGTGTGTCGCGGGAAGGCACAGTCGGCTGGTGCCCACAGGAACCACTGTTGTACGACCGGTTGACCGTCGAGGAGACGTTTCGACTGTTCGGGTCGGCGTACGGTCTCGCAGACGAGGAAATCGAGTCGGCGCTCGACAGACTGGCCGACCGACTCGATTTCGAGCGATTCCGCGACTACCGCGTCGAGAATCTGAGCGGCGGCAACCGACAGAAGGTCAATCTGGCCGTCGCGCTCCTCTGCGACCCGGACGTGCTGTTCTTGGACGAACCGTACACCGGCTTCGACTGGGAGACGTACCTCGCGTTCTGGGACCTCACCGAAGAGTTAGTCGAGCGCGGCACCGGAATCTGCATCATCTCGCACCTCATCAACGAGCGCGAGCGATTCGACCGCATCTACGAGTTGCGGGAGGGCGAACTGGTCGAAACCGAACCACCTGAAGGAGGAGACACGGAGCACAACCATGGAAGCGCGTAG
- a CDS encoding acyltransferase yields MTDESDESDSQAPPDDTPRHDRITHHATPGPFNSLQSWPKAKSPLTVAINYAVIVLARISPSLKLKNLLLSSIGVTVGEGVSWGLESTPDVFWPELVTVEDHAIIGYDATLLCHEFLQDEYRTGEVVVGERAMIGAGAIVLPGVEIGAGASVAANSLVTRDVPPGATVAGVPAEPMGSEESPDGGDESTE; encoded by the coding sequence GTGACCGACGAGAGCGACGAGTCCGACTCCCAAGCCCCACCTGACGACACGCCGCGCCACGACCGCATCACCCACCACGCCACGCCCGGCCCGTTCAACTCCCTGCAGTCGTGGCCCAAGGCGAAGAGTCCCCTCACCGTCGCTATCAACTACGCCGTCATCGTCCTCGCGCGTATCTCGCCGAGCCTCAAACTCAAGAATCTCCTGCTCAGTTCCATCGGCGTCACCGTCGGCGAGGGCGTCTCGTGGGGCCTCGAATCGACGCCCGACGTGTTCTGGCCCGAACTCGTCACCGTCGAGGACCACGCGATAATTGGGTACGATGCAACCCTCCTTTGCCACGAATTCCTACAGGACGAGTATCGCACGGGTGAAGTTGTCGTCGGCGAGCGCGCGATGATAGGCGCGGGAGCCATCGTCCTGCCCGGCGTCGAAATCGGCGCGGGCGCGAGCGTCGCCGCGAACTCGCTGGTGACGAGGGACGTTCCACCGGGCGCGACGGTGGCGGGCGTGCCTGCGGAACCGATGGGAAGCGAGGAGTCACCAGACGGCGGCGACGAATCCACGGAGTAG
- a CDS encoding CHAT domain-containing protein: MQPRFDSLNSEPGLEVVDPIENSRFVFQTDCPVSPTAADTEEFYFPVSTACEVVVEELSLPRMVWFSVREATGDYVEEVQWNDTRELEPGAYLLDFSSRIKLYVRADSALTIDADPDSARIAFDGPTRVRIGARSNHSSPGATVTVPDDPTALMDAVSTFGSALKTTSCERSWPSLRGHPPQVERGDELQIPDELEPPDTGVTIHVPPAYESIFAVAPLAYYLGATVVPGESPRITTDDGFVHRLDSKRGFEDEAIRTLKQTFLLDCVTRTEGYYQMRLKARKALEPRPEVPLDFESLYELSLAEQLREYLSVPFSAVESTVPTWNRVVHMRPDFESVELLPFVADDLSLVRVHTSEANALSPEREQKQQALESFKRSSERQTGVPGPNEYMPLPTDDDAIERAWVGEETPDRGAKLLPAAFRHEQPQPRDGTIEVTIVCNDEEMNEEFDAVSAVYGSRKHVRFDVESRFGVSTDEVRSLLAEDTDLFHFIGHIDGRGLECPDGVLDAETVSETGATTVLLNACRSHDQGVALVEAGAKAAIVSLSDVENEAAVEVGETFARLLDYGFTVGGALEVAREYTTVGRQYVVLGDPNTAATEPEGGGPFISDLEENAPWPPSRDDEIDVRSSVYCSQSFVMGSVGKTPLEPTETPTYYLVPGHVGTFTWSVRQLERIYEGNEMLYAIDGELRWSEGWPFGEAEQRQ, encoded by the coding sequence ATGCAACCGCGATTCGACTCGCTGAATTCGGAACCGGGACTAGAGGTAGTAGACCCCATCGAGAACTCTCGGTTCGTCTTTCAGACCGACTGCCCCGTCTCGCCGACTGCCGCAGACACCGAGGAGTTTTACTTTCCTGTTTCGACGGCCTGCGAGGTAGTCGTCGAGGAGTTGTCGCTGCCTCGTATGGTCTGGTTCTCCGTCCGCGAGGCGACGGGTGACTACGTCGAAGAGGTGCAGTGGAACGACACACGAGAGCTAGAACCCGGAGCGTATCTACTCGACTTCAGTTCGCGCATCAAACTGTACGTTCGTGCGGACTCAGCCCTGACTATCGACGCCGACCCCGATTCGGCTCGAATCGCGTTCGACGGTCCGACTCGCGTTCGAATCGGTGCCCGGTCGAACCACAGTTCGCCGGGAGCGACGGTCACCGTCCCCGACGACCCGACGGCACTCATGGACGCCGTCTCGACGTTCGGGTCCGCTCTCAAGACCACCAGTTGCGAACGGTCGTGGCCCAGTCTCCGCGGCCATCCACCACAGGTCGAACGCGGCGACGAACTGCAGATTCCAGACGAGTTGGAACCGCCGGACACCGGTGTGACGATTCACGTTCCTCCTGCGTACGAATCTATCTTTGCCGTCGCGCCACTCGCGTACTACCTCGGTGCGACGGTCGTCCCCGGGGAATCGCCTCGGATAACGACCGACGATGGATTCGTCCATCGACTCGACAGCAAACGCGGCTTCGAGGACGAAGCGATTCGGACGCTGAAACAGACGTTCCTCCTCGACTGCGTCACTCGGACGGAAGGCTACTATCAGATGCGATTGAAGGCACGCAAAGCCCTCGAACCACGTCCCGAGGTGCCGCTCGACTTCGAGTCGCTGTACGAACTGTCGCTTGCCGAGCAGTTGCGGGAGTACCTCTCGGTGCCGTTCTCGGCGGTCGAATCGACAGTCCCGACGTGGAATCGCGTCGTCCACATGCGTCCCGACTTCGAGAGCGTCGAACTGCTCCCGTTCGTCGCTGACGACCTTTCGCTCGTCCGCGTCCACACTTCCGAGGCGAACGCGCTCTCCCCCGAACGCGAACAGAAGCAGCAGGCACTCGAATCGTTCAAACGCAGTTCCGAGCGCCAGACTGGCGTTCCCGGTCCGAACGAGTACATGCCGCTTCCGACAGACGACGACGCTATCGAGCGGGCGTGGGTCGGCGAGGAGACGCCAGACCGAGGGGCGAAACTGCTTCCTGCAGCGTTTCGCCACGAACAGCCGCAGCCGAGGGACGGCACCATCGAGGTGACTATCGTCTGTAACGACGAGGAGATGAACGAGGAGTTTGACGCCGTGTCTGCGGTCTACGGCTCACGCAAACACGTTCGGTTCGACGTAGAGTCACGATTCGGCGTCTCGACTGACGAAGTTCGCTCACTGCTCGCTGAGGACACCGACCTCTTTCACTTCATCGGCCACATCGACGGTCGTGGATTAGAGTGTCCCGATGGCGTCCTCGACGCCGAGACGGTATCTGAGACCGGGGCGACGACAGTGCTGCTGAACGCGTGTCGGTCTCACGACCAAGGCGTCGCACTCGTCGAAGCGGGTGCCAAGGCAGCCATCGTGAGCCTGAGCGACGTCGAGAACGAGGCTGCGGTCGAAGTCGGCGAAACGTTCGCTCGGTTGCTCGACTACGGATTCACAGTCGGCGGTGCGCTCGAAGTCGCGCGCGAGTACACCACAGTCGGTCGGCAGTACGTGGTCCTCGGGGACCCGAATACGGCGGCCACGGAACCCGAAGGCGGCGGTCCCTTCATCTCTGACTTAGAAGAAAACGCGCCGTGGCCACCCTCACGCGACGACGAGATAGACGTGCGGTCGAGCGTGTACTGCTCCCAATCGTTCGTCATGGGGTCGGTGGGTAAGACACCACTCGAACCGACCGAGACCCCTACGTACTACCTCGTTCCCGGTCACGTTGGTACCTTCACTTGGTCAGTTCGACAACTCGAACGAATCTACGAGGGGAACGAAATGCTGTACGCTATCGACGGTGAATTACGCTGGAGCGAAGGCTGGCCCTTCGGCGAGGCGGAACAACGGCAGTGA
- a CDS encoding thioredoxin family protein: protein METTEPNPTWDADAHSEVVSALESAVGEVTYKIWGADWCGDCRTVMPDFFAALDAAGVPDEEIETYEVDQNKDGELTDEYDVTLIPTIVLEQDDEELFRFEESEDVPVATYVADRLLDADVLV from the coding sequence ATGGAGACGACCGAACCGAACCCGACGTGGGACGCCGACGCACACAGCGAAGTCGTGAGTGCCCTCGAATCCGCCGTGGGCGAAGTCACCTACAAAATCTGGGGTGCAGACTGGTGTGGCGACTGCCGGACCGTGATGCCGGACTTCTTCGCCGCACTCGACGCGGCGGGCGTTCCGGACGAAGAAATCGAGACGTACGAAGTAGACCAGAACAAGGACGGCGAACTGACCGACGAGTACGACGTGACGCTCATCCCGACCATCGTCCTCGAACAAGACGACGAGGAACTGTTCCGCTTCGAAGAGAGCGAAGACGTTCCGGTGGCGACGTACGTCGCCGACCGACTGCTAGACGCCGACGTGCTGGTGTGA
- the purD gene encoding phosphoribosylamine--glycine ligase gives MSETVLLVGGGGREHAIARALSDSSADLYACAGNRNPGIAAIAEGFETLDTENPTAVVSYAEDVGATLAVVGPEGPLAAGVADALDDAGIYAFGPEADEARIETDKAFQRRFMRQHDVPGCPDFETFDDMEAACEYIDDYDGDLAVKPAGLTGGKGVRVTGDQITKEEAKEYLQDADYERVVLEERLVGEEFTVQAFVANGDLRVTPAVQDHKRAYEGDEGPNTGGMGSYSDAGLALPFMTDEDYHDAVSVLEATVEALDGYKGVLYGQFMLTTEGVKVVEFNARFGDPEAMNTLPVLNTDFLDVLTRAREGDSLPELSFSPKATVCKYAVPEGYPENPKAGAKVEVDEESAGDAILFYASVDDREDGIYTTTSRAFAVVGVADSISEAETIAEDALAVAGEDGLDVRHDIGKSDLVQRRIDHMAELRGE, from the coding sequence ATGAGCGAGACAGTCCTGTTAGTCGGCGGCGGCGGGCGCGAACACGCCATCGCTCGTGCGCTGAGCGACAGTTCGGCCGACCTCTACGCTTGCGCTGGCAACCGAAACCCGGGTATCGCGGCCATCGCGGAAGGCTTCGAGACGCTCGACACGGAGAACCCCACTGCGGTCGTCTCCTACGCGGAGGACGTGGGTGCGACCCTCGCCGTCGTCGGTCCCGAGGGACCGCTCGCGGCAGGCGTCGCCGACGCGCTGGACGACGCCGGAATTTACGCCTTCGGACCGGAGGCCGACGAGGCCCGCATCGAGACCGACAAGGCGTTCCAGCGGCGGTTCATGCGCCAGCACGACGTACCGGGTTGTCCGGATTTCGAGACGTTCGACGACATGGAGGCCGCCTGCGAGTACATCGACGACTACGACGGCGACCTCGCGGTGAAGCCAGCAGGGTTGACTGGCGGGAAAGGTGTGCGAGTCACCGGCGACCAGATTACCAAGGAGGAAGCGAAAGAGTACCTCCAAGACGCCGACTACGAGCGAGTCGTCCTCGAAGAGCGACTCGTCGGCGAGGAGTTTACTGTACAGGCGTTCGTCGCCAACGGCGACCTGCGAGTCACGCCCGCCGTGCAGGACCACAAGCGTGCCTACGAGGGCGACGAGGGACCTAACACGGGCGGCATGGGAAGCTACAGCGACGCCGGACTCGCACTGCCGTTCATGACCGACGAGGACTACCACGACGCCGTGAGTGTACTCGAAGCGACTGTCGAGGCGCTCGACGGCTACAAGGGCGTCCTCTACGGCCAGTTCATGCTCACTACCGAGGGCGTCAAGGTCGTGGAGTTCAACGCGCGCTTCGGCGACCCCGAGGCGATGAACACGCTTCCGGTGCTGAACACCGACTTCCTCGACGTGCTGACGAGGGCCCGCGAGGGCGACTCCCTGCCGGAACTGTCCTTCTCCCCAAAGGCGACGGTCTGTAAGTACGCCGTGCCGGAAGGCTACCCCGAGAACCCGAAAGCTGGCGCGAAGGTGGAAGTAGACGAGGAGAGCGCGGGGGACGCCATCCTCTTCTACGCCAGCGTGGACGACCGAGAGGATGGGATTTACACCACGACTTCGCGGGCCTTCGCCGTCGTGGGTGTCGCCGACTCGATTTCTGAGGCCGAGACGATTGCCGAGGACGCCCTCGCGGTTGCCGGTGAGGACGGACTGGACGTTCGCCACGACATCGGGAAGTCGGACCTCGTTCAGCGGCGCATCGACCACATGGCGGAACTCCGGGGCGAATAG
- a CDS encoding GbsR/MarR family transcriptional regulator, with translation MGGTSVSEEEADGSDETTDAGDRARERVMEAMERSAEVYGLNRSYGRLYGVLYFADEALSLDDLVAESGYAKSTVSNAMSTLEGMHMVHRRSKPGEGKRVFFEAERDFWRILQDFLRQQVRREADIMGRALTDAEELLEAAPDTERNQRDLQRVRQLRRLFERSESVLDFLTRLPVDRLRSIVAGFADQTSDE, from the coding sequence ATGGGGGGAACGAGCGTGAGCGAGGAAGAGGCCGACGGCTCAGACGAGACCACGGACGCAGGCGACCGCGCCCGCGAGCGGGTCATGGAAGCGATGGAGCGGAGCGCGGAGGTGTACGGTCTCAACAGGAGTTACGGACGGCTCTACGGAGTCCTCTACTTCGCCGACGAAGCACTGTCGTTAGACGACCTCGTAGCAGAGAGCGGCTACGCGAAATCGACGGTCAGCAACGCCATGAGCACGCTCGAAGGGATGCACATGGTCCACCGACGGAGCAAACCCGGCGAAGGAAAGCGCGTGTTCTTCGAGGCCGAGCGGGACTTCTGGCGGATTCTCCAGGACTTCCTCCGCCAGCAGGTCCGTCGCGAGGCGGACATCATGGGTCGGGCACTGACCGACGCCGAAGAACTGCTCGAAGCCGCGCCGGACACCGAGCGAAACCAGCGGGACCTACAGCGCGTCCGCCAACTGCGTCGCCTCTTCGAGCGGAGCGAGTCGGTCTTGGACTTCCTCACTCGGCTTCCAGTGGACCGACTGCGCTCGATAGTGGCGGGGTTCGCCGACCAGACGAGCGACGAGTAA
- a CDS encoding thioredoxin domain-containing protein: MTDPTARNRLGEEQSPYLRQHADNPVNWQPWDDAALDAAAEREVPIFLSIGYSACHWCHVMEEESFEDEEVAEVLNENFVPIKVDREERPDIDSIYQTICQAVTGGGGWPLSVWLTPDGRPFYVGTYFPKHAKRNQPGFLDLLDNIRNSWSDEEGRREMKRRADQWTDAIEGELESVPEPGEEPDEDLLETASRAASRSADEEHGGFGTGQKFPQASRINLLLRAYHRVDGESYKQVATDALTAMAEGGLFDHVGGGFHRYTVDREWVVPHFEKMLYDNAEISRAMLAGYQVTGDERYETAIRQSFEFVAREMTHERGGFFSTLDAQSDGEEGKFYVWTPEQIHDAVEDETAADLFCDRFGVTEKGNFEGKTVLTISESVESLAEDYQMDEAVVEDTLEDARQQVFEARAERVRPRRDEKVLAGWNGLMISALAEGALVLDGGEQYAEMATDALEFVKETLWREDEGKLFRRFKDGDVAIEGYLEDYAFLARGALNLYEATDHVEHLAFALDLARAIEAQFWDPEAGTIYFTPERGEELVARPQEPYDQSTPSSLGVATETLLSLSHFTPDDAFQNIAEAVLSRRSQQCESSPLQYTSLVLAADRYASGSVELTVVADELPESWRDRLAGTYLPMRLLSRRPSDDDELADWLDKLCLEDAPPIWADREQTDGVPTLYVCRNFTCSPPVTDVDEGLDWLEN, from the coding sequence ATGACCGACCCCACCGCGCGAAACCGTCTCGGAGAAGAGCAAAGCCCGTATCTCCGTCAGCACGCCGACAACCCGGTCAACTGGCAACCGTGGGACGACGCCGCGCTCGACGCCGCCGCAGAGCGCGAGGTCCCCATCTTCCTCTCTATCGGCTACTCCGCCTGCCACTGGTGTCACGTGATGGAGGAAGAGAGCTTCGAGGACGAGGAAGTCGCGGAAGTCCTCAACGAGAACTTCGTCCCAATCAAGGTGGACCGCGAGGAGCGTCCCGACATCGACAGCATCTACCAGACCATCTGTCAGGCCGTCACCGGTGGCGGCGGATGGCCACTCTCGGTGTGGCTTACGCCCGACGGCAGGCCCTTCTACGTGGGTACGTACTTCCCCAAGCACGCCAAGCGCAACCAACCCGGCTTCCTCGACTTGCTCGACAACATCCGCAACTCGTGGAGCGACGAGGAGGGTCGCCGCGAGATGAAACGCCGGGCAGACCAGTGGACCGACGCCATCGAAGGCGAACTCGAATCGGTGCCAGAACCGGGCGAAGAACCCGACGAAGACCTGCTCGAAACGGCTTCACGGGCCGCCAGTCGCTCGGCCGACGAGGAGCATGGCGGCTTCGGCACCGGTCAGAAGTTCCCCCAAGCGTCCCGCATCAATCTCCTCCTGCGCGCCTACCACCGCGTGGACGGCGAGAGCTACAAGCAAGTCGCCACTGACGCGCTCACCGCGATGGCGGAGGGCGGCCTCTTCGACCACGTCGGCGGCGGGTTCCACCGCTACACCGTGGACCGCGAGTGGGTCGTCCCGCACTTCGAGAAGATGCTGTACGACAACGCCGAAATCAGCAGGGCGATGCTCGCAGGCTATCAGGTCACGGGCGACGAGCGATACGAGACCGCAATCCGCCAGAGCTTCGAGTTCGTGGCGCGCGAGATGACTCACGAACGAGGAGGGTTCTTCAGCACGCTCGACGCCCAGAGCGACGGCGAAGAGGGCAAGTTCTACGTCTGGACGCCCGAGCAGATTCACGACGCTGTCGAGGACGAGACGGCCGCGGACCTCTTCTGCGACCGCTTCGGCGTGACCGAGAAGGGTAACTTCGAGGGCAAGACGGTCCTCACGATTTCAGAGTCCGTCGAATCGCTCGCCGAGGACTACCAGATGGACGAAGCGGTTGTCGAGGACACACTCGAAGACGCCCGCCAGCAAGTCTTCGAAGCGAGAGCAGAACGAGTCCGCCCGCGGCGTGACGAGAAAGTTCTAGCAGGCTGGAACGGCCTGATGATTTCCGCACTCGCGGAGGGCGCGCTGGTACTTGACGGCGGCGAGCAGTACGCCGAGATGGCGACCGACGCGCTCGAATTCGTGAAGGAGACGCTCTGGCGCGAAGACGAAGGGAAGCTGTTCCGTCGGTTCAAAGACGGAGACGTGGCAATCGAGGGCTACCTCGAAGACTACGCCTTCCTCGCTCGCGGCGCGCTGAACCTGTACGAGGCGACCGACCACGTCGAGCACCTCGCGTTCGCGCTGGACCTCGCGCGGGCCATCGAAGCCCAGTTCTGGGACCCAGAAGCTGGAACCATCTACTTCACGCCCGAGCGCGGCGAGGAACTGGTCGCGCGACCGCAGGAACCGTACGACCAGTCCACGCCGTCGAGTCTCGGCGTTGCGACGGAGACGCTCCTATCGCTCTCCCACTTTACCCCAGACGACGCCTTCCAAAACATCGCCGAGGCAGTCCTCTCCCGCCGGAGCCAACAGTGCGAGTCGAGTCCGTTGCAGTACACCTCCCTCGTGCTGGCGGCCGACCGCTACGCGAGTGGCTCGGTCGAACTGACCGTCGTCGCCGACGAACTCCCCGAGTCGTGGCGCGACCGACTCGCCGGGACGTACCTCCCGATGCGACTGCTGTCGCGGCGGCCATCAGATGACGACGAACTCGCGGACTGGCTGGACAAACTCTGCCTCGAAGACGCGCCACCGATCTGGGCCGACCGCGAACAGACCGACGGCGTTCCGACGCTGTACGTCTGTCGGAACTTCACCTGCTCGCCGCCCGTGACCGACGTGGACGAAGGACTGGACTGGCTGGAGAACTGA